The sequence GATCGGCCCGAGGCCGACGGCGAGCATCATGTAGCCGATCTGGCTGACCGTCGAGTACGCGAGGACCTTCTTGATGTCGTCGTACGCGCAGCCGATGACGCACCCGAGCAGCAGGGTCACCGTGCCGACCAGCGTCACGATCAAGCGGCCGTCTTCGGTGGCGTTGAAGATGTCCTTCGAGCGGGCCACCAGGTAGACGCCCGCGGTCACCATCGTTGCGGCGTGGATCAGGGCCGACACCGGGGTCGGGCCCTCCATCGCGTCCGGGAGCCACGCCTGCAGCGGGAACTGGCCGGACTTACCGCAGGCGCCGAGCAGGAGCAGGATCGCCATCGCGGTGATCGCCGCCGGCGAGAACTTGCCGTCGCCGACCGCCTGGAAAACCTGCGCGTAGCCGGTCGAGCCCGCGTACTTGAACATGATGAAGATCGCCAGCGCGAGCCCGACGTCCCCGACGCGGTTCATCAGGAACGCCTTCTTCGCCGCGGTCGCGGCGGACGGGCGGCCCTGGTACCAGCCGATGAGCAGGTAGGACGCGAGACCCACGCCCTCCCAGCCGAGGTAGAGCGTCACGAAGCTGTTGCCCAGCACCAGGACCAGCATCGAGGCGACGAAGAGGTTGAGGTACGCGAAGAAGCGGTACCGGCCCTCGTCGTCGGCCATGTAGCCGATCGAGTAGTAGTGGATCAGCATGCCGACGCCGGTGATGAGCAGTACGAACGTCAGCGACAGCGCGTCGATCCGCAGCCCGAAGTCCACCTGCAGCTGGCCGACCGGGATCCACGAGTACACCTTGGTGTCGGTCGTGGTGCCGGTGTCGGCCGTGAAGAACAGGATCAGCCCGTAGACGAAGGCGAGGGTGACGGTGGCACAGCCGAGCAGATGCCCCCAGGCCTTCGCACGCTTCCCCGCCAGCAACAGGATGAGCGCGCCGAGGCCAGGGAGGGCCACCAGCAGCCACGATGATGCGGTCACTCGGTGTCTCCTAGTACTTCAGCAGGTTGGTGTCGTCGACCGAGGCCGAGCGCCGGGTGCGGAAGATGGCCATGATGATCGCCAGGCCGACCACGACCTCGGCGGCCGCGACGACCATGACGAAGAACGCCATGATCTGGCCGTCAAGCCCGCCGTTGATCCGGGCGAAGGTGACCAACGACAGGTTCACGGCGTTGAGCATCAGCTCGATGCACATGAACACGACGATCGCGTTGCGCCGCACCAGCACGCCGACCGCGCCGAGCGCGAACAGCAGCGCCGACAGCAGCAGGTAGTACGTCGGGGTCATGCCTTCTCCCCCTCGGAATCGGAGCTTTCGGAGCCGACCAGCGCGTGCGCGTCCGGGTGCTCGACGTCGTCCGCGACGAGCTTGCGTTCCTTCGCCAGCTCGATCGCCGAGGTGGACTCGATGATCGCCGAGAGCGACTCCGGG is a genomic window of Amycolatopsis lexingtonensis containing:
- the nuoK gene encoding NADH-quinone oxidoreductase subunit NuoK, coding for MTPTYYLLLSALLFALGAVGVLVRRNAIVVFMCIELMLNAVNLSLVTFARINGGLDGQIMAFFVMVVAAAEVVVGLAIIMAIFRTRRSASVDDTNLLKY
- the nuoL gene encoding NADH-quinone oxidoreductase subunit L gives rise to the protein MTASSWLLVALPGLGALILLLAGKRAKAWGHLLGCATVTLAFVYGLILFFTADTGTTTDTKVYSWIPVGQLQVDFGLRIDALSLTFVLLITGVGMLIHYYSIGYMADDEGRYRFFAYLNLFVASMLVLVLGNSFVTLYLGWEGVGLASYLLIGWYQGRPSAATAAKKAFLMNRVGDVGLALAIFIMFKYAGSTGYAQVFQAVGDGKFSPAAITAMAILLLLGACGKSGQFPLQAWLPDAMEGPTPVSALIHAATMVTAGVYLVARSKDIFNATEDGRLIVTLVGTVTLLLGCVIGCAYDDIKKVLAYSTVSQIGYMMLAVGLGPIAYALGIMHLVAHGFFKAGLFLGAGSVMHGMNDEVDMRKFGGLRKHMPITFITFGLGYLALIGIPPLSGFFTKDAIIEAAFGQGGWRGWVMGGAALLGAGLTAFYMTRLMMMTFFGKERWKDLKSTDGRDFHPHESKAVMWVPMAVLAVGSVGAGAFFALGDRFAEWLTPSVGELEEAHHAPFDAWVISVAAIVFSVLGVLIAYLIFRRDVPVEQPQRVSFVTRAARKDLYGNALNETLVARPGTWLSRALVFVDNRGVDGAVNGLAASLGGGSGRLRRLQTGFVRSYALSMLGGTFLLLAALLLVRFS